From Juglans regia cultivar Chandler chromosome 8, Walnut 2.0, whole genome shotgun sequence, the proteins below share one genomic window:
- the LOC109022238 gene encoding glyceraldehyde-3-phosphate dehydrogenase B, chloroplastic: MASHAALASSRIPTNTRLPSRNSPSFPTQCFSKRVEMAEYSGLRSSKCMTYAKSGRESSFFDVVAAQLTPKTTGSAPVRGETVAKLKVAINGFGRIGRNFLRCWHGRKNSPLDVIVVNDSGGVKNASHLLKYDSMLGTFKADVKILDNETITVDGKPVKVVSNRDPLKLPWAELGIDIVIEGTGVFVDGPGAGKHIQAGAKKVIITAPAKGADIPTYVVGVNEKDYDHEVANIVSNASCTTNCLAPFVKVIDEEFGIVKGTMTTTHSYTGDQRLLDASHRDLRRARAAALNIVPTSTGAAKAVSLVLPQLKGKLNGIALRVPTPNVSVVDLVVNVAKKGITAEDVNAAFRKAAEGPLKGILAVCDVPLVSVDFRCTDVSSTIDSSLSMVMGDDMVKVVAWYDNEWGYSQRVVDLAHLVASKWPGSPVAGSGDPLEDYCKTNPADEECKVYEA, from the exons ATGGCCAGCCACGCTGCTCTAGCTTCTTCAAGAATACCAACCAACACAAGGCTCCCTTCAAGGAATTCCCCCTCTTTCCCCACCCAATGCTTCTCCAAG AGGGTGGAAATGGCTGAGTACTCTGGCCTAAGATCCAGTAAATGCATGACCTACGCCAAGAGTGGTAGAGAGTCATCCTTCTTCGATGTCGTGGCTGCCCAACTTACTCCCAAG ACAACTGGATCAGCTCCAGTAAGAGGAGAAACAGTGGCCAAACTGAAGGTGGCAATCAATGGATTTGGACGCATTGGCAGGAACTTCCTCCGATGTTGGCATGGCCGCAAAAACTCACCCCTTGATGTTATTGTTGTCAACGACAGTGGTGGTGTCAAGAAT GCTTCACACCTGCTAAAATATGATTCTATGCTGGGAACTTTCAAAGCAGATGTGAAAATACTTGACAATGAAACCATCACCGTTGATGGTAAGCCTGTCAAGGTTGTCTCTAACCGGGACCCTCTCAAGCTCCCTTGGGCTGAGCTTGGCATTGACATTGTTATCGAG GGAACAGGAGTGTTTGTAGATGGCCCGGGTGCTGGGAAACACATCCAAGCTGGTGCCAAGAAAGTTATCATTACTGCTCCAGCTAAAGGTGCTGACATTCCAACCTATGTTGTTGGGGTAAATGAAAAGGATTACGACCATGAGGTTGCTAATATTGTAAG CAATGCTTCTTGCACTACAAACTGTCTGGCTCCTTTTGTGAAGGTCATTGATGAAGAATTTG GCATTGTCAAGGGAACCATGACCACCACTCATTCCTACACTGGAGACCAG AGGCTCTTGGATGCTTCACACAGGGACTTGAGGAGAGCCAGGGCTGCAGCCCTGAATATAGTCCCGACAAGCACAGGTGCTGCAAAGGCCGTGTCTTTAGTGCTACCCCAGCTCAAGGGCAAGCTCAATGGCATTGCACTCCGTGTGCCTACACCTAACGTGTCAGTTGTTGACCTTGTTGTGAATGTTGCGAAGAAGGGCATAACAGCAGAGGATGTTAATGCAGCTTTCAGAAAAGCAGCCGAGGGACCATTGAAGGGCATATTGGCTGTGTGTGATGTCCCTCTTGTTTCAGTAGACTTTCGGTGCACTGATGTTTCTTCCACCATTGACTCTTCATTATCCATGGTCATGGGTGATGATATGGTCAAGGTGGTTGCCTGGTACGACAATGAATGGGGATACAG CCAAAGGGTTGTTGATTTGGCTCATCTAGTAGCAAGCAAGTGGCCAGGTTCACCTGTAGCAGGAAGTGGTGACCCATTAGAGGACTACTGCAAGACAAACCCCGCTGATGAGGAATGCAAAGTTTATGAAGCTTAG
- the LOC109022250 gene encoding uncharacterized protein LOC109022250, with product MAAVSNSLILTSNPVTQLPGSSLKPLGQFLGNAAPTNRLLSTNRMGKLQLSMSRRPLIVQAGYSDRGGPSSASIFAGGFVLGGLIVGALSCVYAPQISKTLAGADRKDLMRKLPKFIYDEEKALEKTRKVLAEKIAQLNSAIDDVSTQLRSEETPNGADVISDEVEAAI from the exons ATGGCCGCTGTTTCGAATTCGTTGATTTTGACGAGCAATCCGGTTACCCAGTTACCTG GATCTTCTCTGAAGCCATTGGGCCAATTTCTTGGAAATGCAGCCCCCACCAACCGGTTGCTTAGTACCAATCGCATGGGGAAATTGCAACTGAGTATGTCTAGAAGGCCACTCATAGTTCAAGCTGGGTATAG TGATCGTGGAGGGCCAAGTAGTGCAAGCATCTTTGCAGGTGGCTTTGTATTGGGAGGACTAATAGTTGGTGCACTCAGTTGTGTATATGCACCTCAG ATCAGCAAAACTCTGGCTGGAGCCGACCGAAAGGATTTAATGAGGAAACTGCCCAAATTCATATACGATGAAGAAAAGGCTTTGGAG AAAACACGGAAAGTACTGGCTGAGAAGATCGCACAGCTGAACTCTGCTATAGACGATGTGTCTACTCAGCTCCGATCAGAAGAAACCCCAAATGGTGCGGATGTGATTTCTGATGAAGTTGAGGCTGCCATATAA